CTGCCAAGTCCTgtaatctgtcctcatttaagacttaataataatcttttacattttaattcttcatttttaaatagtttttttgcTGCTGCACATCCATGTGTGTTTAATAAGCAAATGTGTGTTGTTGTCTCGTTTATTGGTACATATTACTAACGTccactttaaataacaaaaacaatattgcaccattgactttagagcaggttttagtTGATCAATGACGTAGTCTAATTTAGTTGCCTCaacgccaacaatgcgcctgaacgaCCAACACATGGGTCCACAAAtgggcacaaatgcatttgctatttaaacaacctGACGCTGGATGTGAAAGTGATAACTTGGTCAGACTGAAACTAGCAAAAATCACTTGTGCCACATTGCTCCGGGTGTATGATATAGAGACACCTAAATATGAATCATTATTCTATGTCAAACATAAATACATAAACTACATTTTGTTGTTAaacatgacatgttttcagttttgagTGTTTCTGACATCATTTACAGTGAATGTTTTGTTCTTTCTGTAATTCTTTAGACAATGAAAGAGGGAGAAACGATCTAAGTTTTTAGGCCATAGATGAGTGAGAACAGATCATCCACATGTTGTGAGATGTAATAAGCTGATGGTGTATAGAGTCTGAATGCATTTGAATTGAAATGAGATTATAGTGCAGTTTAATTATCATCATCATAATGCGTCCTGACATTGAGTCACTGTATCATTCTCTTCTCTCTGCTTTAATACATGTGATCTCTGctaataaaagtctctcagtttgagctttattgtcatatacacacatataaaaCTGTAAAATCAAAGGACTAATAATAAAGAACAGAGTCATGTTGTTGTTGTGTCATGGCAGGACTTGATGTCGATCACAGACAGGTTTGAGTTTTCTCTCAGTATCTATGGTAGTTTGTCCTTtggttaaatgtaaattaagtcTTTGTGGTGGTTTGTAAATTGGGTGATgattaatgtttataatgtgtCTAATTTGTGCATGATGTTAGAGAGGgatcattaaataaaaaaatgagtcCATTAACACagattttctctctttctcaggGTTGGGTGTGTTTACGTGAAGGTGGTTTAAGGCGGGACTTAACTCACTGAGAGGCGGCTTATTGGCCCCGAACCCATGATGGACAGGCCGTGTGATGGCCGTTTCACGCTGCTCTTGATGTTCTTGGGTCCAATAATCACAGCACTGGAAGTCCCACTCGACCGTATGTCTCTTTAAATCACTCATTTTATTCATCTCCATATGATTTATAACACTGTAATTGATCTACAGAGGAATAACAATAAAACATCTCTGTTTATTATGTGATTTACTCAATAAACTTCTCATGTAACACTGACTTATTCCTTATATTTATAACGTTCACGTAAGTTATTgctaaataaatcattaaactCTAGTTACACAAAAGTGTAGGCAGAAGTATACACAGTACAGCACAGTAGATGTTCTTATGTTAGATTGATTATAAATGATGCTCTGTTTTGTGATGTTAATAAAGAAAAGCACAGATTTCAGGTCTGATGTAAtgaattaaaataatgttattcTCTTGCGTATGTCTGTGTCTTTATTCTGATGGGGATTTAAGCTAAACTTCTGGAAGAATGTAAGTTTCTGCTGTAATTGTAGTGATTTATGAGGTTTGCTGTGAATTATGTTTTGCTGTTCCTTTATCATCGCTCTTTTGCAGTGCTTGCGTTTGCATGAAGTTGCagagtttttgttttgtttattttattttatgttgtgTATTTGAAGCAGTAATTTAAACACAGCACTGTGGGACATCAATTATATCCAGACAGAGATTTTAAAGAAGAGCATTTGTTGCATGGGATCCTCAGATGTTGATCAGTATTAATGTGCATGCAGAAATGCCACTGTGATGTTGTACCGTAGGTTAATTTCTGCAGGTATGTTCTCTCTGATTGGCTCTGATGTCAGTGTAATTAAACTGTGTCATTTGACCCGCAGTACCACAGCCTCCCACCATCATTCATCAATCTCCAAAAGATTTCATCATTGACCCGCGGGACAACGTCATCATCCACTGTGAGGCTAAAGGCAAACCTCACCCCAGGTGAGACCGAGTAGATCCTCAGAAAACAcatctttattgttttaaagaTCTCATAATGAGATGAGGTTTTGATACAGACTGAAGAATTTATTTCATTCACAGATTCTCATGGACTCGAAACGGGACGCATTTCGACATCGATAAAGACCCCAAGGTCATAATGAAGCCTCGTTCAGGAACGCTGGTGATTGACATCAGTGGAGAGAAAGCCGAGGCGTACGAGGGAGTTTATCAGTGTACCGCTCGCAATGAGCTCGGCACCGCCGTCTCCAACAACATTATCATCCGACAGTCCAGTACGTGAGCATCTGACACCTCATCCCATCAGATTCCCAACACCATCACATGTGTGATAGTTTATATTTCACCATTATAACTGTgattgtttttatgttaataagacaCATTCAGCATGATCATGGATCTTATAATGAAAGGTAAATGGTATTTTGTTTGTAATGCATGTGACGGCTCATCGGACCCTTCAGCAGACCGACCCTCAGAATCACTCTGTGTCGTAGATTTCATCCTCCACTTTATTTTCCCGCATTAACACCTCTGTCTGTTTATTACGATTAAAGACACAGTTACAGAAATAACACTTGATCATCACAGAGTTATTGAGACTCACTGGTGTCTATGAAACATTTCTACACCTCTGATGCTCAAAAACATTGTCTAAGTAGACGGTTGACCAGGTTTTGATGGTTGTGTCTTCTCAGCAGATGTGATTAACTGTAATGATGCTGTGTTGTTTCCTGTAGGATCACCACTGTGGTCTAAAGAGAGAATTCATCCAATCATGGCACAGGAAGGACAATCATTAATTCTTCAGTGCCGTCCACCCGCTGGACTCCCCGCACCCATTATATTCTGGATGGACAACAGTAAGAgatgcacagacacacacacacacacacacagttgtcTTTTTATATCTCagagtttttgtttttatgtcatGTGCAGGGCCAGATGGAATCTGTGGAAATGTTTGGGAAAAATCTGcagaattatttttaaatgttttaaaaagatctTAGAGAATTAAAGCTGTTAATATTACAATGAAAATGATTACACCAAACCAGTGAGTCctctgaattaaactggaccaacaCAACCCAGCTCCACTATAAAGTGTGTGTTTTAACATTTATTGTGTAAAGTTGATTGTATTGTAAGTAGGACACATTGAGTCTGTTAATGAAAGACGTCCATCTCTGTCTCTGTAGATTTTCAGCGTCTTCCTCAGAGTCGGAGAGTTTCTCAGGGTCTCAATGGCGATCTGTACTTCTCTAACGTCCAGAGAGAAGATTCCCGAAACGACTACATCTGTTACGCTCGATTCCCACACACGCAGACCATCCAGCAGAAGCAGCCCATCAGCGTCCGTGTGGTGAACAGTGAGTATCTCTGACGCACATCTGTGGGACGTCCTGCACTTATATGACATATGACAGATCTAAAACTGAATGAATGCTATTGTGTAAAGACGATTCCTATGACCATTCATCATTTTAATGTCTGATCACACAATGAGAGCTCTTCATTCGCACATCATCTTCTCAGAAATGCCTGCAGCTGTGTGAAATTGTCTGTATTCTCAGACGCCTTTCCTCTTTAGCCAATCACATTCATTTCCTCAGTCAGCtgttattttacatttgatttgtatttgttttttatttgatttgatttggtGTTTTGTTGTGTTTCAGTGGATTCAATCAATGACACAATGGATGCTTTTTTCAATGAAACTGATTTGTTTGGTGGTGAGTGATGTCGCCCCCTAGTGACTGATCCTTCGCATCTCTTATTTAACCAACCCGTTCAACCAACACCCAGTTAACTCTACCCTTAACTTTACCTCTTCTGTTACTCTACACACATAAATAATGGACGCATAATGAAATCTGCGTTTCTTCtttctttaaactgtttttctTGACTTCAAATCTCTTTTGTCAAAGATTTGTCGTCAGGTGAAATTATTTCGATTTCTGTCAAGAATAAAATTTAAAAGCTGAAAATGATTCAGTGTAGTAGATTATTTTATAAACTATATTTAGTAAATAGCTGTGGTCAATATAATCTTACACAATATAGTCACAGCTATGATGTTGGAGACACAAAGGTCATTGGTTTCTTCTCCAGAGaacaacacacatactgatgaaaAATGTATAGGTTGTAATGCAcagtaagtcactttggataacaGCATCTAGTAAATCTATACACACGTGTAACCCTAACCATAACCAGCTACTGTGTGTGATCCTCAGTTTATTCAAACAAGATCTTCTGCTGGATTAATGTTGGTGTCCTTTTTATAATAATCATAAACACAATTAGACATTCAAGGATGTGTTATAAAGTCATATTAACATTAACAGGGAAGATCTTCATTATCTGTTTTCATCTCTTTCTGCCTAAACTCATCTCACTTTATCTCTTCATCATTGTGTTTTAATTCATCTTTCATTTCTTGGATGTTTTGAATGTAAATTATTGACCAGATACAGAATATGTAAACCTATTGTCTGTTGGTAGATGACATCGGCCTCTCTCTCATACTGAATTGAGGTTGTTCTGAACACTGATTGGTTTACTTGAAAATAAAGTCATGCTACAAGCATAAAAGATATTTGTTTAGTTGTGTATTTAACCAGCatgagtgtgtgtgtctgtgtgattgATTAAAGACAAGCAGGATCTCATACAACGCTTTTCGTTTCAGATAAACCGGATGAGCAGAGAGCGCCCACATTCATGGTACCGACGGACTCTGACAGCACTAAACTGGTTCTGAGAGGACAGACGTTAGAGATGGAGTGTATCGCAGACGGCCTGTGAGTGTCATCATCACATCATGGatgtttgtgtgttgtgtgaTTGATGTCTCATATGTGTCTCTTATTCAGCCCCACTCCTGAGATCTCGTGGAATAAACTCAGCGGTGAGATTCCCAGCGCCCGCGCTTCTTTCCTGAACTTTCATAAGACTCTGAGGATAAGAGACGTTTCAGAAGCGGATGCGGGGGAATATCGCTGTACGGCCACAAACCGTCACGGCAGCGTACATCACACCATCAGAGTGACCGTTAAAGGTGAACAACATCTCACAGACTGATGTTAAAGATGCTgatgtgtttgatgcggtgttTATTTCCTCTGTGTAAATCCTGATGATGAAATAAGCAGTGATGGGGATCACAGAGTATTATAATGAGTATTTATATGTGATCTTGTTTTGATCCCAGCTGCTCCGTACTGGATCAGTGCTCCCAGGAATCTTGTTCTGGCTCCACTGGATTCGGGTGTGATTACCTGCCGGGCAGGAGGTCACCCAAAACCCACCATCAGCTGGTCTATGAATGGAGTCCCAATAGAGAGTGAGAATAACACTTACAGTTAGATTTAATCAATCTGCTTCATTCTAGGACAAATCCATAAGTTGTGTCTTTAGTTTACAAGTCACTTTAGAGAAAATATAAACGCTACGTACAGCACAACTACTCGAATGATAACTACTTGTTTGGTGGATTGTTGTTTCTCATGACAGATGCTCCTCAAGATCCCAGCAGGACGGTGGAAGATGACATGATCATATTTTCAGAGGTTCAGACTGATTCCAGTGCAGTTTATCAGTGTAATGCTTCTAATGATTATGGATATTTACTGGCCAACGCCTTCATTAATGTACTGGGTAAGCAAAACATCTCTGAATCACTTCTGACTCATTCAACACAAGAATTGAAGAAACCATCAGATGATTGTGGATGttgacattcatttatttcttatGATTGacgtctgtgtgtttgtgtttcagccgAGCCCCCCAGAGTTCTGACCCCTCCTAATAAAGTTTATCAGGTCATCATGAACAGACCTGCACTGCTGGAGTGTGTCAGCTTCGGTTCCCCCAGACCAACCATCACATGGTgagactgtatgtgtgtgtgtgtgtgtgtctctgtgtttgtttgtgaaaagACATAATGATTCTAAGtgtttgatgtgtgtgtgtcaggTTTAAAGAGAGCCGCTCCAGCACTTTAGAAGGAGACCCGTATGTGTTTCACCTGAACGGTACGCTGGAGATCCACGTGTCTCAGACACAGAACAGTGGTAAATACACCTGCGTCGCCAGCAACTCACTGGGCATCTCTGAGAATCATGTGTACCTGGAGGTCAAAGGTGAGAGGTTGTGTTCCTCTAACATTATTAATGATTGTAGATGTTTCAGGAAGATTgtgtgctgctgctgctgctgtgttGACAGTATTTCAGAAAGCCTTGGATATGTCTCTGTAAATATCCCATCATGCATCAGGTTAAAAGGCTTTAGCTCTTAGCTTGCatgtttttcatgttttaaagGAAGTCTCCTGAAGTTAAGTGTGTCTGTAAGAAGAACAGCATCCTGTATTAAGACCATTAACAGGAGACACTCATTACCATTACCACCACTTAACTCTTTTGCACTAAAAACAAACTCTTTTTCTGCCTTTTACTGGCATGAATGTGTGAACGTCCAACAACACCTTCATGACAACCTTATATGACATGATGAATATTTGTACtttaattaattactttgtCATAACACTGATTAATACATCATTCCTGGAATTTAaaggctggaaactttccatgagAATTAACGGAAATATATAACCCTGCACATTCCTCATTTCTGAAGGATTTTTACTGAAGTAAGTGCAGCGGTGATGAGCATAAGAGACttctttacattataaataGTAAATAATTGTAATAACAGAAAACTGTCAAGCAGAATGTAGAAGAAAGAGCATCACAGATTGAGCTACATGACAGCTAGCCTCATACATTTTCAGGAAGTATTTTTTATTGCCTTGCATACatatttattaatgtttgtatatgatagtttatatacattttcaaataattcccATAAATTCCTGTTAAATttccaatttggaatatttccaaaattctgCAGACTCCCATGGAtaattatttttctgtcataCACTGATAAATGTTTCATTCTCTTAAGTTTTGTCTGTTGTCATCAATCAGAGCCCACACGAATCTTAAAACCGCCCGAGTACAGAGTGATCCAGAGAAACAGAGATGTTGTGTTTGAGTGTAAAGTGAAGCACGATCCGTCTCTCGTACCCATTACCATCTGGCTGAAGGACAACGGAGATCTTCCTGATGATGACAGGTGAGATCATGGATCAACATCTTGAATAGCAATATATAATGTTGTGCAGTGATGTCTTTACATATAACAGGGTCAGAGGTTAACACAATGATACACATTAATTACACTTGAATAATATAATAGATTTACAgattgtttaacattaaatgaccCAACATTTATTCTCAATGGACATCATCATCAGTGATATAACGTGTTGTGATGTTTAGaggagttttgtgtgtgtgatatCAGATTCAGGGTGGATTCAGACCGTCTGACCATCACAGACGTGACGGAGGATGATGCCGGTTTGTACACGTGTGTCATAAACACCACACTGGACGAGGACTCAGCCAGCGCTTTCCTTACTGTAGTTGGTGAGTGTTTGACAGATCATCAGCTACACACAttgggttttatttttcacaTGGGTTGCCCTGCTGACAGTCAAATCTCATTGGTCCAGAATACtgcttcacacacacacacacctgtattaaatgtgttctgattggctgtgaTTGTGTTTCATCATGCAGCATTATAGTTTACATGAGGACAAAAATAGGATTTAATGCTTGAAAACCAATAGTGTGTCGACTTCAGGGagtttcttttttaataaatgcacaGAATAGAAATTCATTTGTTGTCATTATTTAAGTGATGCAGATATTAAAGATTAGAAATCATGACGATTAAATATAAGTGTGATCTGTAAACTAACACTTCCTCCTAACTCCCTCTGACTCCGCCCACTCAGAGGCCACACCCACTCCTTCTGTGATTTACGGTAAACACAAAGCCCATTACTGTACATCCCATAATGCCCTGGTCTTTATAATGGCCCGAGTCAAGCATGCTGCAACATTTATGATTTTCATTGGATTGACGCAGTTTTGAATCTTTTTATGAGaatcttgtttattttatttacagataAAGATTGATGTGCAGGAATGTGTTTTTCTTTCAGTCTCACTTCTGTGGTTGTTCTCAGGAATGCTCAGATGTGTTATTTTGTCGTCTCATTTGAAGTGCATGAATCATCATCATGTGAATCTATTTGAGTTCAGCAGATGAATCATATCTTGTTCTCAGTTTAATGCACGCAGCATGTGTTGATCTCTTATTGGTGGTATGAGATTGAACGATCATTTCTGACTCCTCAGAGAAGCCAGACGCACCCACAGATCTTGAACTGACTGATCATAACTCCAGGAGCGTTCAGCTGACCTGGACACCCGGAGATGAACACAGCAGTCCCATCAAGAGTACGTcaactctctctctcatactgtgtgtgtgtcaccTACATGTCGGGTTGATCGGTCGGCATACTGTAGTGTACACAAAACATGCAGATAATATACAGACAATACAGACTTTACAGTTTACTATAGACAATAGAAGCTGTAAATTTGGTGCTGGTTTGTTTCAGTTGATCTTCATGAATCagtcatctgtgtgtgtttgtgtcttgtAGAGTTTCTGATTCAGTATGAAGATGGTCTTCATCAGGGTGGAGTTTGGCACAATCTGACAGAGGTTCCTGGGACGAAGACCACGGCTCATCTGAAACTCTCTCCATATATCCACTATAGTTTCAGAGTACTGGCACTCAATGATGTGGGTTACAGTCGGCCCAGCGTTCCCTCTCACCAGTATAAAACCAGTCCTGCAGGTTCAGACCAGCACACAACCACACATTAGTCTCTGGTGTTTAATGGGGT
The DNA window shown above is from Paramisgurnus dabryanus chromosome 23, PD_genome_1.1, whole genome shotgun sequence and carries:
- the nrcamb gene encoding neuronal cell adhesion molecule isoform X3; amino-acid sequence: MMDRPCDGRFTLLLMFLGPIITALEVPLDPKLLEELPQPPTIIHQSPKDFIIDPRDNVIIHCEAKGKPHPRFSWTRNGTHFDIDKDPKVIMKPRSGTLVIDISGEKAEAYEGVYQCTARNELGTAVSNNIIIRQSRSPLWSKERIHPIMAQEGQSLILQCRPPAGLPAPIIFWMDNNFQRLPQSRRVSQGLNGDLYFSNVQREDSRNDYICYARFPHTQTIQQKQPISVRVVNMDSINDTMDAFFNETDLFGDKPDEQRAPTFMVPTDSDSTKLVLRGQTLEMECIADGLPTPEISWNKLSGEIPSARASFLNFHKTLRIRDVSEADAGEYRCTATNRHGSVHHTIRVTVKAAPYWISAPRNLVLAPLDSGVITCRAGGHPKPTISWSMNGVPIENAPQDPSRTVEDDMIIFSEVQTDSSAVYQCNASNDYGYLLANAFINVLAEPPRVLTPPNKVYQVIMNRPALLECVSFGSPRPTITWFKESRSSTLEGDPYVFHLNGTLEIHVSQTQNSGKYTCVASNSLGISENHVYLEVKEPTRILKPPEYRVIQRNRDVVFECKVKHDPSLVPITIWLKDNGDLPDDDRFRVDSDRLTITDVTEDDAGLYTCVINTTLDEDSASAFLTVVEKPDAPTDLELTDHNSRSVQLTWTPGDEHSSPIKKFLIQYEDGLHQGGVWHNLTEVPGTKTTAHLKLSPYIHYSFRVLALNDVGYSRPSVPSHQYKTSPAAPDENPTDVKAMGTEHNNLLISWKPLSHLQSNGPGLQYKVMWRQQDVETEWTSVTVANVAKFLVSGTPTFVPYEVMVQAVNDYGDGPKPAVVIGYSGEDFPSAAPDNVKVQALNSTLAEVQWTPVPPKSVRGRLRGYKIHYRCERSPHRHHAHHCDQMTEIFNPNKTRGKLPNLHPYSVYSLSVTAFNVKGEGPVSSPHHFETPEGVPGFPSFFRVVGSDFDSLTLEWGPPHHRNGHLTGYSLKYQTVNSSADVGVLEELELSSNHSSVTLHNLKHSTRYKFYISAKTVKGSGPALTEEALTIIQKALPDAPAFGNMSSSLCQDGTLISWEYWGAENHLYVEYVVDNSEDDWQKEKVNGSHFHVLKGLKEGLTYKVRIFARGHDNQTLHHSEEMLVKVPAMVSPQVDIATQGWFIGLMSAIALLILILLIICFIKRNKGGKYPVKEKEDAHGDPEIQPMKEDELTFGEYSDEDHKPLKGSRTPSTGTVKRDESDESLVDSGDTQFNEDGSFIGQYSGRSERGTHESSEPPSPVNAMNSFV
- the nrcamb gene encoding neuronal cell adhesion molecule isoform X1 — translated: MMDRPCDGRFTLLLMFLGPIITALEVPLDPKLLEELPQPPTIIHQSPKDFIIDPRDNVIIHCEAKGKPHPRFSWTRNGTHFDIDKDPKVIMKPRSGTLVIDISGEKAEAYEGVYQCTARNELGTAVSNNIIIRQSRSPLWSKERIHPIMAQEGQSLILQCRPPAGLPAPIIFWMDNNFQRLPQSRRVSQGLNGDLYFSNVQREDSRNDYICYARFPHTQTIQQKQPISVRVVNMDSINDTMDAFFNETDLFGDKPDEQRAPTFMVPTDSDSTKLVLRGQTLEMECIADGLPTPEISWNKLSGEIPSARASFLNFHKTLRIRDVSEADAGEYRCTATNRHGSVHHTIRVTVKAAPYWISAPRNLVLAPLDSGVITCRAGGHPKPTISWSMNGVPIENAPQDPSRTVEDDMIIFSEVQTDSSAVYQCNASNDYGYLLANAFINVLAEPPRVLTPPNKVYQVIMNRPALLECVSFGSPRPTITWFKESRSSTLEGDPYVFHLNGTLEIHVSQTQNSGKYTCVASNSLGISENHVYLEVKEPTRILKPPEYRVIQRNRDVVFECKVKHDPSLVPITIWLKDNGDLPDDDRFRVDSDRLTITDVTEDDAGLYTCVINTTLDEDSASAFLTVVEATPTPSVIYEKPDAPTDLELTDHNSRSVQLTWTPGDEHSSPIKKFLIQYEDGLHQGGVWHNLTEVPGTKTTAHLKLSPYIHYSFRVLALNDVGYSRPSVPSHQYKTSPAAPDENPTDVKAMGTEHNNLLISWKPLSHLQSNGPGLQYKVMWRQQDVETEWTSVTVANVAKFLVSGTPTFVPYEVMVQAVNDYGDGPKPAVVIGYSGEDFPSAAPDNVKVQALNSTLAEVQWTPVPPKSVRGRLRGYKIHYRCERSPHRHHAHHCDQMTEIFNPNKTRGKLPNLHPYSVYSLSVTAFNVKGEGPVSSPHHFETPEGVPGFPSFFRVVGSDFDSLTLEWGPPHHRNGHLTGYSLKYQTVNSSADVGVLEELELSSNHSSVTLHNLKHSTRYKFYISAKTVKGSGPALTEEALTIIQKALPDAPAFGNMSSSLCQDGTLISWEYWGAENHLYVEYVVDNSEDDWQKEKVNGSHFHVLKGLKEGLTYKVRIFARGHDNQTLHHSEEMLVKVPAMVSPQVDIATQGWFIGLMSAIALLILILLIICFIKRNKGGKYPVKEKEDAHGDPEIQPMKEDELTFGEYSDEDHKPLKGSRTPSTGTVKRDESDESLVDSGDTQFNEDGSFIGQYSGRSERGTHESSEPPSPVNAMNSFV
- the nrcamb gene encoding neuronal cell adhesion molecule isoform X5 — translated: MMDRPCDGRFTLLLMFLGPIITALEVPLDPKLLEELPQPPTIIHQSPKDFIIDPRDNVIIHCEAKGKPHPRFSWTRNGTHFDIDKDPKVIMKPRSGTLVIDISGEKAEAYEGVYQCTARNELGTAVSNNIIIRQSRSPLWSKERIHPIMAQEGQSLILQCRPPAGLPAPIIFWMDNNFQRLPQSRRVSQGLNGDLYFSNVQREDSRNDYICYARFPHTQTIQQKQPISVRVVNNKPDEQRAPTFMVPTDSDSTKLVLRGQTLEMECIADGLPTPEISWNKLSGEIPSARASFLNFHKTLRIRDVSEADAGEYRCTATNRHGSVHHTIRVTVKAAPYWISAPRNLVLAPLDSGVITCRAGGHPKPTISWSMNGVPIENAPQDPSRTVEDDMIIFSEVQTDSSAVYQCNASNDYGYLLANAFINVLAEPPRVLTPPNKVYQVIMNRPALLECVSFGSPRPTITWFKESRSSTLEGDPYVFHLNGTLEIHVSQTQNSGKYTCVASNSLGISENHVYLEVKEPTRILKPPEYRVIQRNRDVVFECKVKHDPSLVPITIWLKDNGDLPDDDRFRVDSDRLTITDVTEDDAGLYTCVINTTLDEDSASAFLTVVEATPTPSVIYEKPDAPTDLELTDHNSRSVQLTWTPGDEHSSPIKKFLIQYEDGLHQGGVWHNLTEVPGTKTTAHLKLSPYIHYSFRVLALNDVGYSRPSVPSHQYKTSPAAPDENPTDVKAMGTEHNNLLISWKPLSHLQSNGPGLQYKVMWRQQDVETEWTSVTVANVAKFLVSGTPTFVPYEVMVQAVNDYGDGPKPAVVIGYSGEDFPSAAPDNVKVQALNSTLAEVQWTPVPPKSVRGRLRGYKIHYRCERSPHRHHAHHCDQMTEIFNPNKTRGKLPNLHPYSVYSLSVTAFNVKGEGPVSSPHHFETPEGVPGFPSFFRVVGSDFDSLTLEWGPPHHRNGHLTGYSLKYQTVNSSADVGVLEELELSSNHSSVTLHNLKHSTRYKFYISAKTVKGSGPALTEEALTIIQKALPDAPAFGNMSSSLCQDGTLISWEYWGAENHLYVEYVVDNSEDDWQKEKVNGSHFHVLKGLKEGLTYKVRIFARGHDNQTLHHSEEMLVKVPAMVSPQVDIATQGWFIGLMSAIALLILILLIICFIKRNKGGKYPVKEKEDAHGDPEIQPMKEDELTFGEYSDEDHKPLKGSRTPSTGTVKRDESDESLVDSGDTQFNEDGSFIGQYSGRSERGTHESSEPPSPVNAMNSFV
- the nrcamb gene encoding neuronal cell adhesion molecule isoform X9 — its product is MMDRPCDGRFTLLLMFLGPIITALEVPLDPKLLEELPQPPTIIHQSPKDFIIDPRDNVIIHCEAKGKPHPRFSWTRNGTHFDIDKDPKVIMKPRSGTLVIDISGEKAEAYEGVYQCTARNELGTAVSNNIIIRQSRSPLWSKERIHPIMAQEGQSLILQCRPPAGLPAPIIFWMDNNFQRLPQSRRVSQGLNGDLYFSNVQREDSRNDYICYARFPHTQTIQQKQPISVRVVNMDSINDTMDAFFNETDLFGDKPDEQRAPTFMVPTDSDSTKLVLRGQTLEMECIADGLPTPEISWNKLSGEIPSARASFLNFHKTLRIRDVSEADAGEYRCTATNRHGSVHHTIRVTVKAAPYWISAPRNLVLAPLDSGVITCRAGGHPKPTISWSMNGVPIENAPQDPSRTVEDDMIIFSEVQTDSSAVYQCNASNDYGYLLANAFINVLAEPPRVLTPPNKVYQVIMNRPALLECVSFGSPRPTITWFKESRSSTLEGDPYVFHLNGTLEIHVSQTQNSGKYTCVASNSLGISENHVYLEVKEPTRILKPPEYRVIQRNRDVVFECKVKHDPSLVPITIWLKDNGDLPDDDRFRVDSDRLTITDVTEDDAGLYTCVINTTLDEDSASAFLTVVEKPDAPTDLELTDHNSRSVQLTWTPGDEHSSPIKKFLIQYEDGLHQGGVWHNLTEVPGTKTTAHLKLSPYIHYSFRVLALNDVGYSRPSVPSHQYKTSPAAPDENPTDVKAMGTEHNNLLISWKPLSHLQSNGPGLQYKVMWRQQDVETEWTSVTVANVAKFLVSGTPTFVPYEVMVQAVNDYGDGPKPAVVIGYSGEDFPSAAPDNVKVQALNSTLAEVQWTPVPPKSVRGRLRGYKIHYRCERSPHRHHAHHCDQMTEIFNPNKTRGKLPNLHPYSVYSLSVTAFNVKGEGPVSSPHHFETPEGVPGFPSFFRVVGSDFDSLTLEWGPPHHRNGHLTGYSLKYQTVNSSADVGVLEELELSSNHSSVTLHNLKHSTRYKFYISAKTVKGSGPALTEEALTIIQKAMVSPQVDIATQGWFIGLMSAIALLILILLIICFIKRNKGGKYPVKEKEDAHGDPEIQPMKEDELTFGEYSDEDHKPLKGSRTPSTGTVKRDESDESLVDSGDTQFNEDGSFIGQYSGRSERGTHESSEPPSPVNAMNSFV
- the nrcamb gene encoding neuronal cell adhesion molecule isoform X7, with product MMDRPCDGRFTLLLMFLGPIITALEVPLDPKLLEELPQPPTIIHQSPKDFIIDPRDNVIIHCEAKGKPHPRFSWTRNGTHFDIDKDPKVIMKPRSGTLVIDISGEKAEAYEGVYQCTARNELGTAVSNNIIIRQSRSPLWSKERIHPIMAQEGQSLILQCRPPAGLPAPIIFWMDNNFQRLPQSRRVSQGLNGDLYFSNVQREDSRNDYICYARFPHTQTIQQKQPISVRVVNMDSINDTMDAFFNETDLFGDKPDEQRAPTFMVPTDSDSTKLVLRGQTLEMECIADGLPTPEISWNKLSGEIPSARASFLNFHKTLRIRDVSEADAGEYRCTATNRHGSVHHTIRVTVKAAPYWISAPRNLVLAPLDSGVITCRAGGHPKPTISWSMNGVPIENAPQDPSRTVEDDMIIFSEVQTDSSAVYQCNASNDYGYLLANAFINVLAEPPRVLTPPNKVYQVIMNRPALLECVSFGSPRPTITWFKESRSSTLEGDPYVFHLNGTLEIHVSQTQNSGKYTCVASNSLGISENHVYLEVKEPTRILKPPEYRVIQRNRDVVFECKVKHDPSLVPITIWLKDNGDLPDDDRFRVDSDRLTITDVTEDDAGLYTCVINTTLDEDSASAFLTVVEATPTPSVIYEKPDAPTDLELTDHNSRSVQLTWTPGDEHSSPIKKFLIQYEDGLHQGGVWHNLTEVPGTKTTAHLKLSPYIHYSFRVLALNDVGYSRPSVPSHQYKTSPAAPDENPTDVKAMGTEHNNLLISWKPLSHLQSNGPGLQYKVMWRQQDVETEWTSVTVANVAKFLVSGTPTFVPYEVMVQAVNDYGDGPKPAVVIGYSGEDFPSAAPDNVKVQALNSTLAEVQWTPVPPKSVRGRLRGYKIHYRCERSPHRHHAHHCDQMTEIFNPNKTRGKLPNLHPYSVYSLSVTAFNVKGEGPVSSPHHFETPEGVPGFPSFFRVVGSDFDSLTLEWGPPHHRNGHLTGYSLKYQTVNSSADVGVLEELELSSNHSSVTLHNLKHSTRYKFYISAKTVKGSGPALTEEALTIIQKAMVSPQVDIATQGWFIGLMSAIALLILILLIICFIKRNKGGKYPVKEKEDAHGDPEIQPMKEDELTFGEYSDEDHKPLKGSRTPSTGTVKRDESDESLVDSGDTQFNEDGSFIGQYSGRSERGTHESSEPPSPVNAMNSFV